In Archocentrus centrarchus isolate MPI-CPG fArcCen1 chromosome 22, fArcCen1, whole genome shotgun sequence, one DNA window encodes the following:
- the LOC115772971 gene encoding fibrinogen-like protein 1-like protein, which produces MKCLRCLLPTAALLLLNVTGLVMEHLQAENLNLLSPDEHKLVLNRGMRVLPRDCYEMLMASSGQARDGVYLIQPGGSPIVAYCAMQEGGWTVVQHITVNSSVNFDRTWAEYKKGFGSITGDHWLGNEYLHLLTRGPARYKLGVKLVDRDAITKMGEYDPFLVEDESSAYRLRLGLFEGTAIDAMTLDTENYLHDNQKFTTKDRDNDNYFQNCAKLEFQGVPGGGWWYDACAGANLNRRNVIYWQKDCNKERLCKYAWMMVRPSDTVKVIQSGNCKKDEL; this is translated from the exons ATGAAGTGTTTGAGATGTCTGTTGCCAACAGCAGCTTTGCTGCTGCTTAATGTGACCGGACTTGTCATGGAGCATCTTCAAGCTGAAAACCTCAATCTCCTTTCCCCTGATGAGCACAAATTGGTCCTGAACCGTGGAATGAgag TGCTGCCCAGAGACTGCTATGAAATGCTGATGGCCTCTTCAGGCCAGGCCAGAGACGGCGTGTACCTGATCCAACCAGGGGGCTCCCCCATTGTGGCCTACTGTGCCATGCAGGAGGGAGGCTGGACTGTGGTGCAGCATATTACTGTCAATAGCAGTGTGAACTTTGACCGCACTTGGGCTGAATATAAGAAAGGCTTTGGGTCTATCACTGGAGATCATTGGCTTGGGAATGAATATCTTCATCTGCTCACCCGTGGCCCTGCACGCTATAAACTCGGAGTAAAACTCGTGGACCGAGATGCCATCACCAAGATGGGAGAGTATGATCCATTCCTGGTGGAGGATGAATCATCAGCATATAGACTGAGGCTGGGGTTGTTTGAGGGCACAGCCATAGACGCTATGACCTTGGACACAGAGAACTATCTGCACGACAATCAGAAATTCACCACTAAAGACAGAGACAATGATAACTACTTCCAAAACTGTGCCAAACTGGAGTTTCAAGGGGTGCCAGGAGGAGGTTGGTGGTACGATGCCTGCGCCGGTGCCAATCTAAATCGCAGGAACGTCATCTACTGGCAGAAAGACTGCAACAAGGAGCGGCTATGCAAGTATGCATGGATGATGGTGAGACCGTCTGACACAGTCAAAGTGATTCAGAGTGGAAACTGCAAGAAGGATGAGCTATGA
- the LOC115773122 gene encoding KATNB1-like protein 1, with the protein MDSHTEYTESQSAEDPDAPQYRVSYPKGRNTKQVDDDANEDFNKKRYPVSRSANNPGRVKRVVSCKRKTHHLTVARRKQLGSGRTCDAANKENKTNTQEDIFNMDSWEFPLHVTNNHRTSRSESEEAEYCALTELTRDHNTMTDVLFGRNLRLKVALTLWQRNVGELLTYFLRIQDTGVFVDFLPLISKCIDEDSPKITIGCCVDLFPLVSKILRSPYEEHLIVGLKWIHSVLKHWWEDLKASSFSGSTNPLLDENFKVFNQQLWEFWQQEPFLKSVPGPAGDMAKAIESVISQLT; encoded by the exons ATGGACTCGCACACAGAATATACTGAGAGCCAAAGTGCTGAGGATCCCGATGCACCACAGTACAGAGTGAGCTATCCCAAAGggagaaacacaaaacaa GTGGATGATGACGCAAATGAAGACTTCAACAAAAAGAG ATACCCGGTTAGTCGCTCTGCGAACAACCCAGGCAGAGTGAAGCGGGTAGTATCATGTAAAAGGAAGACTCATCATTTGACTGTGGCTCGGAGGAAGCAGCTTGGGTCCGGGAGGACTTGTGATGccgcaaacaaagaaaacaagacgAACACACAGGAGGATATTTTCAATATGGACTCTTGGGAGTTCCCACTTCATGTCACTAATAACCACAGGACTAGTAGAAGTGAATCTGAAGAGGCTGAGTACTGTGCACTGACTGAG CTCACAAGGGATCATAACACAATGACTGATGTGCTTTTTGGACGAAATCTAAGACTGAAAGTGGCTTTAACATTGTGGCAGAGAAATGTTGGAGAGTTGTTGacatactttctgag aatCCAAGACACTGGGGTGTTTGTTGACTTTCTCCCCCTCATAAGCAAATG CATTGATGAGGATTCTCCAAAGATAACTATTGGCTGTTGTGTCGACCTTTTTCCTTTAGTTAGCAAAATCCTCAGGAGTCCATATGAAGA gcATCTTATTGTTGGCTTAAAGTGGATACATTCAGTTTTAAAACACTGGTGGGAGGATCTGAAAGCAAGCAGCTTCAGCGGATCAACAAATCCTCTGTTGGATGA AAACTTTAAAGTCTTTAATCAGCAGTTATGGGAGTTTTGGCAACAGGAACCTTTCTTGAAGTCTGTTCCAGGGCCTGCAGGAGACATGGCAAAG GCCATCGAGTCCGTCATTTCTCAACTCACTTGA
- the chrm5a gene encoding muscarinic acetylcholine receptor M5a, whose product MSWLDGNNQEKAMEGENMNSTVNTSTMDIHLVTHSLWEVITIATVSAIVSLITIVGNVLVMVSFKVNSQLKTVNNYYLLSLAAADLIIGVFSMNLYTSYILMGYWALGNLACDLWLAVDYVASNASVMNLLVISFDRYFSITRPLTYRAKRTPKRAGIMIGLAWLVSLVLWAPPILCWQYFVGKRTVPERQCQIQFFSEPVITFGTAIAAFYIPVSVMTILYCRIYKETEKRTKDLAELQGINYSTDSGVTQPQKTIIRSCFSCKLSSASHDRTQASWSSSTRSNAVKSAATTSDEWSKAGQLTTFNSYASSEDEDRPVSPGDFQASFRNQGCEASKSGVCSESEQLSSYDEDSFFQTPPKSSSQKSSKCVSYKFKPVTKESHVEHQSKNGDTKMASSTFSSAESMSVPSTSTTSKPIDTTLKNQITKRKRMVLIKERKAAQTLSAILLAFILTWTPYNIMVLISTFCSHCIPVSLWHLGYWLCYVNSTVNPMCYALCNKTFQKTFRMLLLCQWKKKRIEEKLYWYGQNPVVSTKLA is encoded by the coding sequence ATGTCATGGTTGGATGGCAATAATCAGGAAAAGGCCATGGAAGGAGAAAATATGAACTCCACAGTAAATACCAGCACAATGGACATTCACTTGGTCACTCACAGTCTCTGGGAGGTGATCACCATTGCAACTGTCTCAGCTATAGTCAGCCTCATTACCATTGTGGGGAATGTTCTAGTGATGGTCTCGTTTAAAGTCAACAGCCAACTGAAGACAGTAAACAATTACTACCTGCTGAGTTTGGCAGCTGCTGACCTCATCATAGGTGTTTTCTCCATGAATTTATACACCTCTTACATACTGATGGGTTACTGGGCCTTAGGAAATCTTGCCTGTGACTTGTGGTTGGCTGTGGACTATGTGGCTAGTAATGCCTCAGTCATGAACCTGCTAGTGATCAGTTTTGACAGATATTTCTCCATCACCAGGCCTCTAACCTACAGGGCCAAACGGACTCCTAAACGAGCTGGCATCATGATAGGTTTAGCCTGGCTAGTGTCGCTTGTTCTGTGGGCCCCACCTATTCTCTGCTGGCAGTACTTTGTTGGAAAGAGGACTGTCCCTGAGAGGCAATGCCAAATCCAGTTTTTCTCTGAGCCTGTGATTACCTTTGGGACAGCTATTGCAGCCTTTTACATCCCTGTATCAGTCATGACAATCCTCTACTGCAGAATCTACAAGGAGACAGAAAAGAGGACAAAAGATCTTGCAGAGCTTCAGGGGATTAACTATTCTACAGACTCTGGGGTGACCCAGCCTCAGAAAACCATCATCAGGTCTTGTTTTAGCTGCAAACTAAGTTCAGCTTCACATGACAGGACCCAGGCCTCCTGGTCATCCTCAACTAGGAGTAACGCTGTCAAATCAGCAGCAACCACCAGTGATGAGTGGTCCAAAGCTGGACAGCTGACCACATTTAACAGCTATGCCTCCTCAGAGGACGAGGACAGGCCAGTGTCTCCAGGAGACTTTCAGGCCTCCTTCAGGAACCAGGGTTGTGAGGCCAGCAAGAGTGGAGTATGCAGCGAGAGCGAGCAGCTCAGCAGCTACGATGAAGACAGTTTCTTTCAGACACCACCCAAAAGCAGCTCTCAGAAGAGCAGCAAGTGTGTGTCCTACAAGTTTAAACCAGTGACTAAAGAAAGCCACGTCGAGcaccaaagcaaaaatggaGACACGAAAATGGCATCATCAACATTCTCCTCGGCTGAGTCTATGAGCGTTCCATCCACCTCCACGACGTCCAAGCCCATAGACACAACGCTGAAGAACCAGATCACCAAGAGAAAGAGGATGGTGCTgatcaaagaaagaaaggcgGCTCAGACTCTCAGCGCCATCCTGCTGGCCTTCATCTTAACATGGACTCCTTATAACATCATGGTGCTTATTTCTACCTTCTGCTCACACTGCATCCCTGTCTCCCTCTGGCACCTGGGCTACTGGCTGTGCTACGTCAACAGCACTGTCAATCCCATGTGCTACGCCCTTTGCAACAAGACTTTCCAAAAGACCTTTCGCATGCTCTTACTCTGccagtggaaaaagaaaaggattgAAGAAAAACTATACTGGTATGGACAAAACCCTGTGGTCAGCACTAAACTGGCCTGA